In Odocoileus virginianus isolate 20LAN1187 ecotype Illinois chromosome 15, Ovbor_1.2, whole genome shotgun sequence, a genomic segment contains:
- the TMEM74 gene encoding transmembrane protein 74 yields MELHYLVKKSSQAAPCDAADWSSRGPPEDQADAAATRAALCCQRRCTSKPRALETEAPQLSPSPASPPPSLQDSAIHTDSLPSGALNSGSNQMTAEQKVCNCCSQELETSFTYVDENVNLEQRNRHSPSAKRSDHLGDLGWGNPNEWSHESAISLISEDEDDTSSEATSSGKSVDYGFISAILFLVTGILLVIISYVVPRDVTVDPNTVAAREMERLEKESARLGAHLDRCVIAGLCLLTLGGVVLSCLLMMSMWKGELYRRDRFASSKESAKLYGSFNFRMKTGTNENTLELSLVEEDALAVQS; encoded by the coding sequence ATGGAGCTCCACTACCTTGTTAAGAAGAGCAGCCAGGCAGCCCCATGTGATGCTGCTGACTGGAGTTCAAGGGGGCCTCCGGAGGACCAGGCGGATGCAGCAGCCACCAGAGCTGCTCTCTGCTGCCAGAGACGTTGTACCTCGAAGCCTAGAGCACTGGAGACGGAAGCACCTCAACTGAGTCCTTCCCCAGCATCCCCTCCCCCCTCACTGCAAGACAGTGCTATTCACACAGACTCGCTGCCATCAGGAGCTCTCAACTCAGGGAGCAACCAGATGACAGCAGAACAGAAAGTCTGCAACTGCTGCAGCCAGGAATTAGAAACCTCTTTTACCTACGTGGACGAGAATGTCAACCTGGAGCAAAGGAACAGACACTCCCCTTCAGCAAAAAGGAGTGATCACCTGGGAGACCTCGGCTGGGGAAATCCAAATGAATGGTCCCACGAGTCTGCCATCTCCCTGATTTCCGAAGATGAAGATGATACCAGCTCGGAAGCCACCTCTTCAGGGAAGTCAGTAGACTATGGTTTCATAAGCGCCATCTTGTTCTTGGTCACTGGCATCTTGCTGGTGATCATCTCGTACGTTGTCCCACGGGATGTGACCGTGGATCCTAACACGGTGGCGGCCCGGGAGATGGAACGCCTGGAGAAGGAGAGCGCGAGGCTGGGGGCTCACCTGGACCGCTGTGTGATTGCCGGGCTCTGCCTCCTCACACTTGGGGGGGTCGTTCTGTCCTGCTTGCTGATGATGTCTATGTGGAAGGGGGAGCTCTACCGTCGTGACAGGTTTGCCTCCTCCAAAGAGTCTGCGAAACTCTACGGTTCCTTCAACTTCAGGATGAAAACTGGCACTAATGAAAACACCCTGGAACTGTCACTGGTGGAGGAAGATGCTCTCGCTGTACAGAGTTAA